DNA from Aliarcobacter skirrowii CCUG 10374:
AAAATTCAAATTCAAACTCAAATAGTAGTGGTGTTAAAAAGATTGAAGTAGCATTAATTGATGCAAATCCAAATCAACCAAGAAAAGTCTTTGATGAGACAAAACTTCAAGAGTTAAGTGACTCTATAAAAGAGCATGGACTTTTACAGCCCATTGTTGTTGTTGAAAATGATAATGGAAGATATACTTTAATTGCAGGTGAGAGAAGACTTAGAGCTCACAAATTAGCATCTTTGGAAGAGATTAGTGCGATTATTACAAACATTGATGAGTTAAAATTAAGAGAGCATGCTTTAATAGAGAATATTCAAAGAGAGGATTTAAATGTAATAGAGTTAGCTTTTTGTTATGCACAACTTATAAATGAACATAATATTACACATGAAGAGTTATCAAAAAAAGTATTTAAAAGTAGAGCTTCAATTACAAATACTTTAAGACTTTTACAGTTAAGTTCATATGTTCAACAATTTTTATCTTCTGGAAAATTAAGCGCTGGTCATGCAAAAGTAATGATAGGCTTAGATCCTAATATTCAAAAACAACTTTGCGATAAAATAATTAGTGAAGATTTGTCTGTTAGAGAGGTTGAGAAATTAATAAAAGATATAAAAGAAGAAAAAATTAGTAAAGATATAAATGAGAAAAAAAATGTTACTAATAGTTACAATACTGAGGTTTTAAATAATTTCTTGGAAGTTTTAAAAAATGACAAAATAAAAGCAAAGCTTGATAAAAACTCAATTAAAATAACTTTTAATTCCCAAGATGATATTGATAGAATAATTAGTTACTTAAATCTACAATAATACAAAAAAAATATAAATTTTTACACTTTTAATATTTCCTTATAGAATATTCTGATAGAATTTAAGCGTTTTAGTTAAACTAAACTGTAAAAATATGGAGGAATGAATGTTAGACATAAGTCCTATACTAATGCTTAGCACAGCTATCATCTTTCTTTTAGTTGTTGCTAGACTTAATAGTTGTCTATTCAAACCACTATTAAATCACATGGATGAGAGATCAGCTCAAATTAAAAGTGATTTAGAAGAAGCAAAATCAAACAGTAGTGATGTTGATGAGCTTTTAGTGGAAGCTAATGAGATTATCTCAAAAGCTAAAAGAGAAGCAGCAGCTATTAGAGAGCAAGCTTACAAAGAAGCTAAAGATAGTGCTGATGTTAAACTTGCAAGTGAAAAATTAAATTTAGATACAAAAGTAGCTGAATTTAAAAATAGCTTACAAAGTGAAGCAGAGAATTTAAAAGCCTCTTTATTGTCATCAATGCCTCAATTTAATAATAGCTTGAAAAACAAGCTAAACTCGATTTAGGAAGTGATAATGATAAAAGGATTATTATTAGCTATGGCTATG
Protein-coding regions in this window:
- a CDS encoding ParB/RepB/Spo0J family partition protein — protein: MALGRGLGELLGEVETAYENSNSNSNSSGVKKIEVALIDANPNQPRKVFDETKLQELSDSIKEHGLLQPIVVVENDNGRYTLIAGERRLRAHKLASLEEISAIITNIDELKLREHALIENIQREDLNVIELAFCYAQLINEHNITHEELSKKVFKSRASITNTLRLLQLSSYVQQFLSSGKLSAGHAKVMIGLDPNIQKQLCDKIISEDLSVREVEKLIKDIKEEKISKDINEKKNVTNSYNTEVLNNFLEVLKNDKIKAKLDKNSIKITFNSQDDIDRIISYLNLQ
- a CDS encoding ATP synthase F0 subunit B': MLDISPILMLSTAIIFLLVVARLNSCLFKPLLNHMDERSAQIKSDLEEAKSNSSDVDELLVEANEIISKAKREAAAIREQAYKEAKDSADVKLASEKLNLDTKVAEFKNSLQSEAENLKASLLSSMPQFNNSLKNKLNSI